Proteins from a single region of Haloarchaeobius amylolyticus:
- a CDS encoding ornithine cyclodeaminase family protein: MVRILSDADVDALLDLGDLLDVVETAFRKQAAGAVERPPRPHFPVGTGLDADAPEDPLGTGLTMPAYLHGDDTYATKLASVHEGNADRGLPTVNAQIAVTDAATGQPVAYMAGTRVTNARTGCIGGNAVRHLTEGPVSLAVFGAGTQARWQTRAIAAATDIDSVAVYSPSDSREACAADLGDELDASVRAADSPADALSGASVVVTATTSTEPVLDAADLADGTLVVAVGAYTSEMCELDAETVARAGRIYADVPEEAVETGDLQNRVSADDCRPLAAAFDDQPVGADEVVVVESVGSAVLDAATAGWLVERAAENGVGEAVSL; encoded by the coding sequence ATGGTTCGCATCCTCTCCGACGCAGACGTCGACGCGCTGCTCGACCTCGGCGACCTCCTCGACGTGGTCGAGACGGCCTTCCGCAAGCAGGCGGCGGGCGCGGTCGAACGCCCGCCCAGACCGCACTTCCCAGTCGGGACCGGCCTCGACGCCGACGCGCCCGAGGACCCCCTCGGGACGGGACTGACGATGCCGGCGTACCTCCACGGCGACGACACCTACGCGACCAAGCTCGCCAGCGTCCACGAGGGCAACGCCGACCGCGGGCTCCCGACCGTGAACGCCCAGATCGCCGTGACCGACGCGGCGACCGGCCAGCCCGTCGCCTACATGGCCGGGACGCGGGTGACCAACGCCCGGACCGGCTGCATCGGCGGGAACGCGGTCCGCCACCTGACCGAGGGACCCGTCTCGCTCGCGGTGTTCGGCGCCGGGACACAGGCGCGCTGGCAGACCCGGGCCATCGCGGCCGCGACCGACATCGACTCGGTCGCGGTCTACTCCCCCAGCGACTCCCGGGAGGCGTGTGCCGCGGACCTCGGGGACGAACTCGACGCGTCCGTCCGGGCCGCCGACTCCCCGGCCGACGCGCTCTCGGGTGCCAGCGTGGTCGTCACGGCCACGACCAGTACCGAACCCGTGCTCGACGCCGCCGACCTCGCCGACGGGACCCTCGTCGTGGCGGTCGGGGCGTACACGTCCGAGATGTGCGAACTCGACGCCGAGACGGTCGCCCGGGCGGGGCGCATCTACGCCGACGTACCCGAGGAAGCCGTGGAGACGGGCGACCTGCAGAATCGCGTCTCCGCCGACGACTGCCGTCCCCTCGCGGCCGCCTTCGACGACCAGCCGGTCGGGGCCGACGAGGTGGTCGTCGTCGAGAGCGTCGGGTCGGCCGTCCTCGACGCCGCGACCGCCGGCTGGCTGGTCGAGCGCGCCGCCGAGAACGGGGTCGGGGAGGCGGTCTCGCTCTGA
- a CDS encoding PAS domain-containing protein, producing MNDGTRTTGRSLPILDRVGDAFFALDTGWRFTYINDRAESLLKRSRKDLIGRVMWDEFPETVETQFPEGFHQAMETQEPVSFEVYHHPLDTWFEARAYPSPSGLSVYLRDITDRKDRENELAQHARVVEAVHDGVITVDDQNRIASVNEAIETSLGATRDELVGEPIRRLPELASINAEGAMAMGEAIGKIQSGNARHSRFELEFTNAEGEQRVGEMRMVALGEGQASVAGVIRDVTEQREYERMVGSLHEVTRWLFQAEDAAEICSVAVHAAGEMLDLPISGVWLINDEEGVLDPMAATMDAHTELGGLPQFYEGEGLIWDVYREGEARVFDDLSEVEGVYNPNTPLESEIIVPIGPHGVMMTGSLQPDGFDETDLELMSLLASNTEAALDRADREKLLQERKQSLARQSERLRAVANILSDDLQRHLDTVASEFAGEEEAGAAETLGRAEELVDDILEFARDQTSIGSRSSVDFESALADALDASIAEDMTVYLEFEGRLRAERDRFVHMLETVFNDITARAGDDEATVRIGPIEDDATGRPTGFYILDDAEKIPETEFDRVFEPATTDESDAVGLGLAVAREIAEAHGWEVDVSTGQAGGTQFSLTGLVTFEVTRQ from the coding sequence ATGAACGACGGCACACGCACGACGGGACGGTCGCTTCCCATCCTCGACCGTGTCGGTGACGCCTTCTTCGCGCTCGACACCGGCTGGCGCTTCACGTACATCAACGACCGCGCCGAGTCGCTGCTCAAGCGCTCGCGGAAGGACCTCATCGGCCGGGTCATGTGGGACGAGTTCCCCGAGACGGTCGAGACGCAGTTCCCCGAGGGCTTCCACCAGGCGATGGAGACCCAGGAACCCGTCTCCTTCGAGGTGTACCACCACCCCCTCGACACCTGGTTCGAGGCGCGAGCCTACCCCTCCCCCTCCGGGCTCTCGGTCTACCTCCGGGACATCACCGACCGGAAGGACCGCGAGAACGAACTCGCCCAGCACGCCCGCGTGGTCGAGGCGGTCCACGACGGCGTCATCACGGTCGACGACCAGAACCGCATCGCCAGCGTGAACGAGGCCATCGAGACCTCGCTCGGGGCGACGCGGGACGAACTCGTCGGCGAACCCATCCGCCGGCTCCCCGAACTCGCCTCCATCAACGCCGAGGGCGCGATGGCGATGGGCGAGGCCATCGGGAAGATACAGTCCGGCAACGCCCGTCACTCCCGGTTCGAACTCGAGTTCACCAACGCCGAGGGCGAGCAACGCGTCGGCGAGATGCGCATGGTCGCCCTCGGCGAGGGCCAGGCCAGCGTCGCCGGCGTCATCCGGGACGTGACCGAGCAACGCGAGTACGAGCGCATGGTCGGCTCGCTGCACGAGGTCACGCGCTGGCTGTTCCAGGCCGAGGACGCCGCCGAGATCTGCTCCGTGGCGGTCCACGCCGCCGGCGAGATGCTCGACCTGCCGATCAGCGGCGTCTGGCTCATCAACGACGAGGAGGGCGTCCTCGACCCGATGGCCGCCACGATGGACGCCCACACCGAACTCGGCGGGCTCCCGCAGTTCTACGAGGGCGAGGGGCTGATCTGGGACGTCTACCGCGAGGGCGAGGCGCGCGTGTTCGACGACCTCTCCGAGGTGGAGGGCGTCTACAACCCGAACACGCCCCTCGAGAGCGAGATTATCGTCCCAATCGGCCCCCACGGCGTCATGATGACCGGGTCGCTCCAGCCCGACGGCTTCGACGAGACCGACCTCGAACTCATGTCGCTGCTGGCGTCGAACACCGAGGCCGCCCTCGACCGCGCCGACCGCGAGAAACTGCTCCAGGAGCGCAAGCAGAGCCTCGCCCGCCAGTCCGAGCGCCTGCGGGCCGTGGCGAACATCCTCTCGGACGACCTCCAGCGCCACCTCGACACGGTAGCGAGCGAGTTCGCGGGCGAGGAGGAAGCGGGCGCCGCGGAGACGCTCGGGCGCGCCGAAGAGCTGGTCGACGACATCCTCGAGTTCGCCCGCGACCAGACCTCCATCGGCTCGCGCTCCTCGGTCGACTTCGAGAGCGCACTGGCCGACGCGCTCGACGCCTCCATCGCCGAGGACATGACGGTCTACCTCGAGTTCGAGGGCCGCCTCCGGGCCGAGCGCGACCGCTTCGTCCACATGCTCGAGACGGTCTTCAACGACATCACCGCCCGCGCCGGGGACGACGAGGCGACGGTCCGCATCGGCCCCATCGAGGACGACGCGACGGGCCGACCGACCGGCTTCTACATCCTCGACGACGCCGAGAAGATCCCCGAGACCGAGTTCGACCGGGTGTTCGAGCCCGCGACGACCGACGAGTCCGACGCGGTCGGCCTCGGCCTCGCCGTGGCCCGGGAGATCGCCGAGGCCCACGGCTGGGAGGTCGACGTCTCGACCGGGCAGGCCGGGGGCACGCAGTTCTCGCTGACCGGGCTGGTGACCTTCGAGGTCACGCGCCAGTGA
- a CDS encoding HalX domain-containing protein, producing the protein MAEPTALIVEDEPDLANLYAAWLRDACTVKTAYNGQQALEAISEEVDIVLLDRRMPGLSGDEVLSTIRDRELDTRIAMVTAVEPDFDIIQMGFDDYLVKPVSKADLLDTIDQLLLRSTYDEQIQEFFALASKKALLDSQKTEAELRASEKYARLEDRLHVMRAQIDETITELSDHDAYRRVCQDLARTD; encoded by the coding sequence ATGGCCGAACCGACCGCACTCATCGTCGAGGACGAACCCGACCTCGCGAACCTCTACGCGGCGTGGCTCAGGGACGCCTGTACTGTCAAGACCGCGTACAACGGCCAGCAGGCCCTGGAGGCCATCTCCGAGGAGGTCGACATCGTCCTGCTCGACCGCCGGATGCCCGGCCTCTCCGGCGACGAGGTCCTCTCGACCATCCGCGACCGCGAACTCGACACGCGCATCGCGATGGTCACGGCGGTCGAACCCGACTTCGACATCATCCAGATGGGCTTCGACGACTACCTCGTCAAGCCCGTCTCGAAGGCGGACCTGCTGGACACCATCGACCAGCTCCTGTTGCGCTCGACCTACGACGAGCAGATACAGGAGTTCTTCGCGCTCGCCTCGAAGAAGGCGCTGCTGGACTCCCAGAAGACCGAGGCCGAACTCCGGGCGTCGGAGAAGTACGCCCGGCTGGAGGACCGCCTGCACGTGATGCGGGCACAGATCGACGAGACCATCACCGAACTCTCGGACCACGACGCCTACCGGCGCGTGTGCCAGGATCTGGCGCGGACCGACTAG
- the purL gene encoding phosphoribosylformylglycinamidine synthase subunit PurL, translating to MSLADSDRELIEDELGRALTQAEATLFENLWSEHCAYRSSRPLLSAFESEGDQVVVGPGDDAAVVALDDSTYITMGIESHNHPSYVDPFDGAATGVGGIVRDTLSMGAYPIALTDSLYFGDFDREHSRYLFEGVVEGISHYGNCIGVPTVGGSVDFHPDYEGNPLVNVACVGLLDADRLVTAEAQEPGNKLVLVGNGTGRDGLGGASFASEDLSEDAETEDRPAVQVGDPYTEKLLIEANEVLVEEGLVESARDLGAAGLGGASSELVAKGGLGAHIELERVHQREPNMNALEILLAESQERMCYEVREENVDRVREVAERFDLGCSVIGEVTDGDYVCTFDGEEVVAVDAEYLGEGAPMNDLPHEEPTVPETDLPEADLPEAFEAVVGSPTTASKRWVYRQYDHEVGNRTSVRPGDDAALVAVREAGQGLALSAGSDPLWTECAPFDGARAVALENATNIAAKGATPLAAVDCLNGGNPEKPDVYGGFKGIVDGLAEMCADLSVPVVGGNVSLYNDSPSGPIPPTPTLMMVGTKEGYEAPPMHAAPEGDLLLVGDRTLSAGDEFRLGGSEYLARIGGSDAFPELPTNPAEFVGTLADVADADHVAAVHDVSHGGLAVALAEMVHADAGLSVELPENGGIKPRAEQTGLLFHEQPGRALVQTTDPDAVREAFEGVAPVEHIGSGTRDGALDLAVSWTDLRYDADDVADLRRVIDREMT from the coding sequence ATGAGCCTCGCCGATTCCGACCGCGAACTCATCGAGGACGAACTCGGGCGTGCCCTCACACAGGCCGAGGCCACGCTCTTCGAGAACCTCTGGAGTGAGCACTGTGCGTACCGGTCCTCTCGACCACTGCTGTCCGCCTTCGAGAGCGAGGGCGACCAGGTCGTCGTCGGGCCGGGTGACGACGCGGCAGTCGTCGCACTGGACGATTCCACCTACATCACGATGGGTATCGAGTCCCACAACCACCCCTCCTACGTCGACCCGTTCGACGGCGCGGCGACGGGCGTCGGCGGCATCGTCCGCGACACGCTGTCGATGGGCGCGTACCCCATCGCGCTGACGGACTCGCTGTACTTCGGCGACTTCGACCGCGAGCACTCCCGGTACCTGTTCGAGGGCGTCGTCGAGGGCATCAGCCACTACGGGAACTGCATCGGCGTCCCGACGGTCGGCGGGAGCGTCGACTTCCACCCCGACTACGAGGGGAACCCACTGGTCAACGTGGCCTGTGTCGGTCTGCTGGACGCCGACCGCCTCGTCACGGCCGAGGCCCAGGAGCCGGGCAACAAGCTCGTCCTCGTGGGGAACGGAACCGGCCGGGACGGCCTCGGCGGCGCCTCCTTCGCCAGCGAGGACCTGAGCGAGGACGCCGAGACCGAGGACCGCCCCGCGGTCCAGGTGGGCGACCCCTACACCGAGAAACTGCTCATCGAGGCCAACGAGGTCCTCGTCGAGGAGGGGCTCGTCGAGTCCGCACGCGACCTCGGTGCGGCCGGGCTCGGCGGTGCCTCCAGCGAACTGGTCGCCAAGGGTGGCCTGGGTGCGCACATCGAGCTCGAACGCGTCCACCAGCGCGAGCCGAACATGAACGCGCTGGAGATCCTCCTCGCGGAGTCCCAGGAGCGCATGTGCTACGAGGTGCGCGAGGAGAACGTCGACCGCGTGCGCGAGGTCGCAGAGCGCTTCGACCTCGGCTGCTCGGTCATCGGCGAGGTGACCGACGGCGACTACGTCTGTACGTTCGACGGCGAGGAGGTCGTCGCGGTCGACGCGGAGTACCTCGGCGAGGGTGCGCCGATGAACGACCTGCCCCACGAGGAGCCGACGGTCCCGGAGACCGACCTGCCCGAGGCCGACCTGCCCGAGGCGTTCGAGGCCGTGGTCGGCAGCCCGACCACCGCCTCCAAGCGCTGGGTCTACCGCCAGTACGACCACGAGGTCGGCAACCGGACGAGCGTCCGCCCCGGTGACGACGCGGCACTGGTCGCCGTCCGCGAGGCCGGCCAGGGCCTCGCGCTCTCGGCCGGTTCGGACCCGCTCTGGACCGAGTGCGCCCCCTTCGACGGTGCCCGCGCGGTCGCACTGGAGAACGCGACCAACATCGCCGCGAAGGGTGCGACCCCACTCGCGGCGGTCGACTGCCTCAACGGCGGCAACCCGGAGAAACCCGACGTGTACGGCGGCTTCAAGGGTATCGTCGACGGCCTCGCCGAGATGTGCGCCGACCTCTCCGTGCCGGTCGTCGGCGGGAACGTATCGCTGTACAACGACTCGCCCTCGGGGCCCATCCCGCCGACGCCGACGCTCATGATGGTCGGCACGAAGGAGGGCTACGAGGCGCCGCCGATGCACGCCGCCCCCGAGGGCGACCTGCTGCTCGTCGGCGACCGGACGCTCTCGGCGGGCGACGAGTTCCGCCTCGGCGGCTCGGAGTACCTCGCCCGGATCGGCGGGAGCGACGCCTTCCCCGAACTCCCCACGAACCCGGCCGAATTCGTCGGTACGCTCGCGGACGTGGCCGACGCCGACCACGTCGCCGCGGTCCACGACGTGAGCCACGGCGGCCTCGCCGTCGCGCTGGCCGAGATGGTCCACGCGGACGCCGGCCTGTCGGTCGAGCTCCCCGAGAACGGCGGTATCAAACCTCGGGCCGAGCAGACCGGGCTGCTGTTCCACGAGCAGCCCGGCCGTGCCCTGGTCCAGACGACCGACCCCGACGCGGTCCGCGAGGCCTTCGAGGGCGTCGCCCCGGTCGAACACATCGGCTCGGGTACCCGCGACGGTGCGCTCGACCTCGCGGTCTCGTGGACCGACCTGCGGTACGACGCCGACGACGTCGCCGACCTGCGGCGTGTCATCGACCGCGAGATGACGTAA